The proteins below are encoded in one region of Phalacrocorax aristotelis chromosome 13, bGulAri2.1, whole genome shotgun sequence:
- the CEBPB gene encoding LOW QUALITY PROTEIN: CCAAT/enhancer-binding protein beta (The sequence of the model RefSeq protein was modified relative to this genomic sequence to represent the inferred CDS: deleted 1 base in 1 codon) has product MQRLVAWDAACLPLQPPAFKSMEVANFYYEADCLAALNKLHPRAAGGRSMTELTVGDHERAIDFSPYLDPLASQPPAQPPPPAAAAAAGGNFEPPCGSGGGQDFLSDLFAEDYKGSGGSKKPDYTYISLARHGHPCASQSHKPGGLPGCFPPQIVETKVEPVFETLDSCKGPRKEEGGPGRDRGGMSSPYGSTVRSYLGYQSVPSGSSGNLSTSSSSSPPGTPNPSEPSKSAAAGGGYSAPAAGKNKPKKCVDKHSDEYKLRRERNNIAVRKSRDKAKMRNLETQHKVLELTAENERLQKKVEQLSRELSTLRNLFKQLPEPLLASSPRC; this is encoded by the exons ATGCAACGCCTGGTGGCCTGGGACGCAGCATGCCTCCCCCTCCAGCCGCCCGCCTTTAAATCCATGGAAGTGGCTAATTTCTATTACGAGGCGGACTGTCTGGCTGCTCTCAACAAGCTGCACCCGCGGGCGGCCGGGGGCCGCTCCATGACCGAGCTCACCGTAGGGGACCACGAGAGAGCCATCGACTTCAGCCCCTACCTGGACCCGCTGGCATCGCAGCCGCCGGCGCAGCCGCCGcctcccgcagcagcagcagcagcagggggcAACTTTGAGCCTCCctgcggcagcggcggcggccaAGATTTCCTTTCCGATCTCTTCGCCGAGGACTATAAAGGCAGCGGCGGGAGCAAGAAGCCCGACTACACCTACATCAGCCTCGCCCGGCACGGCCACCCCTGCGCCAGCCAGAGCCACAAGCCGGGGGGGCTGCCGGGCTGCTTCCCGCCCCAGATCGTGGAGACCAAAGTGGAGCCGGTCTTCGAGACCCTGGACTCTTGCAAAGGGCCCCGTAAGGAAGAGGGGGGA CCGGGCCGGGACCGGGGGGGCATGTCCTCGCCCTACGGCAGCACCGTGCGCTCCTACCTGGGTTACCAGTCGGTGCCGAGCGGCAGCAGCGGGAACCTGTCCACCTcgtcctcctccagcccccccggcacccccaaCCCCTCCGAGCCCTCCAAGtcggccgccgccggcgggggcTACTCCGCCCCCGCGGCGGGCAAGAACAAGCCCAAGAAGTGCGTGGACAAGCACAGCGACGAGTACAAGCTCCGCCGGGAGAGGAACAACATCGCGGTGCGCAAGAGCCGCGACAAAGCCAAGATGCGCAACCTGGAGACGCAGCACAAAGTGTTGGAACTGACGGCCGAGAACGAGCGGCTGCAGAAGAAGGTGGAGCAGCTCTCCCGGGAGCTGAGCACCCTCAGGAACTTGTTCAAACAGCTGCCCGAGCCCCTGCTCGCCTCCTCGCCTCGCTGCTGA